One genomic segment of Ricinus communis isolate WT05 ecotype wild-type chromosome 3, ASM1957865v1, whole genome shotgun sequence includes these proteins:
- the LOC112535647 gene encoding EPIDERMAL PATTERNING FACTOR-like protein 8 produces the protein MASLAYYPNGLTRIPLVILMFIFFLPFFSSTSVLTVGSSPYLRDNDGKQMKMVLGSRPPQCINRCLNCRPCMAALVTPPHHKTSLSRGDESYYLLSWKCKCGDKYFQP, from the exons ATGGCTTCATTAGCTTACTACCCAAATGGGCTAACAAGAATTCCATTAGTCATTCTGATGTTCATCTTTTTCCTTCCATTCTTTTCTTCCACTTCAG TTTTGACAGTTGGGTCATCACCATATTTAAGAGATAATGATGGAAAGCAAATGAAAATGGTGTTGGGTTCAAGGCCACCTCAGTGTATCAATAGATGCTTAAATTGCAGGCCTTGCATGGCTGCTCTAGTTACTCCTCCACACCACAAAACGTCATTGTCTAGAGGGGATGAAAGTTATTATCTGCTATCATGGAAGTGCAAATGTGGAGATAAGTACTTTCAACCttga
- the LOC8275898 gene encoding EIN3-binding F-box protein 1 has product MPALVNYSGDDEFYSGGSLCANPMDLGRYYSIGSHVDAYSPPCKRARISSPFLFGSSEFEQNKQPSIDVLPDECLFEIFRRIPGGKERSACACVSKRWLTLLSSIRRAELCNERIVPGCNDVEMASSCDENGEIESDGYLTRSLEGKKATDMRLAAIAVGTSGHGGLGKLLIRGSNSIRGVTNLGLTAIARGCPSLRSLSLWDVPSVADEGLFEVAKECHLLEKLDLCNCPSITNKGLIAIAENCSNLISLNIESCPKIGNEGIQAIGKFCNKLQSISIKDCRLVGDHGVSSLLSSATNVLSKVKLQALNVTDFSLAVIGHYGKVVTNLVLSNLQHVSEKGFWVMGNAQGLQKLMSLTISSCRGITDVSIEAIAKGCTNLKQMCLRKCCFVSDNGLVSFARAAGSLESLQLEECNRVTQSGIVGAISNCGTKLKALSLVKCMGIRDVASQMVVSSPCSSLRSLSIRNCPGFGSASLALVGKLCPQLQHVDLSGLCAITDSGLLPLLESSEAGLVKVNLSGCMNLTDEVISALARIHGGSLELLNLDGCRKITDASLKAITHNCLFLSDLDVSKCAVTDSGIATLSSADRLNLQVLSLSGCSEVSNKSFPFLKKLGRTLMGLNLQNCSSISSNTVELLVESLWRCDILS; this is encoded by the exons ATGCCTGCTCTTGTTAACTACAGTG GTGATGATGAATTCTATTCTGGGGGGTCTTTGTGTGCAAATCCCATGGATTTGGGTAGATATTATTCTATTGGCTCCCACGTTGATGCATACAGCCCTCCTTGCAAGCGGGCGCGCATTAGTTCCCCATTTCTCTTTGGATCATCTGAGTTTGAGCAGAATAAGCAGCCATCAATTGATGTTCTTCCAGATGAATGCCTCTTTGAGATCTTTAGGCGCATCCCTGGTGGCAAAGAAAGGAGTGCTTGCGCTTGTGTCTCCAAGCGCTGGCTTACACTATTGAGCAGTATACGGAGGGCTGAACTTTGCAATGAGAGAATAGTTCCTGGTTGCAATGATGTAGAGATGGCATCTTCTTGTGACGAAAATGGGGAAATTGAGAGTGATGGGTACCTTACACGGTCTTTGGAAGGAAAAAAAGCAACTGATATGAGACTTGCTGCAATTGCTGTTGGAACTAGTGGACATGGTGGGCTAGGTAAGCTTTTGATCCGGGGAAGCAACTCTATCCGTGGAGTAACCAACCTTGGTCTAACGGCAATTGCTCGAGGCTGCCCATCTTTGAGGTCTCTTTCTTTATGGGATGTTCCGAGTGTTGCGGATGAAGGTCTATTCGAGGTGGCAAAAGAATGTCATTTGTTAGAGAAGCTTGACCTTTGTAATTGCCCTTCAATTACCAACAAGGGTTTAATTGCAATTGCTGAGAACTGCTCCAACTTGATCTCTTTAAATATTGAATCTTGTCCAAAGATAGGTAATGAGGGCATACAAGCTATTGGAAAGTTTTGCAATAAACTACAGTCTATATCAATTAAAGACTGTCGTCTTGTTGGGGATCATGGAGTATCTAGTCTATTGTCCTCAGCCACCAATGTATTATCAAAGGTAAAGCTTCAGGCCTTGAACGTCACAGATTTCTCTCTCGCAGTAATTGGGCACTATGGCAAGGTTGTTACCAATCTCGTCCTCAGTAATCTTCAGCATGTGAGTGAGAAGGGCTTTTGGGTCATGGGTAATGCTCAGGGTTTGCAGAAATTGATGTCTTTGACAATTTCTTCTTGTCGGGGGATAACAGATGTAAGTATTGAAGCTATAGCAAAAGGCTGCACAAACCTGAAGCAGATGTGTCTTCGTAAGTGTTGCTTTGTCTCAGACAATGGGCTGGTCTCCTTTGCCAGAGCTGCAGGATCTCTTGAAAGCCTGCAGTTGGAAGAGTGTAACAGAGTTACTCAATCAGGGATTGTTGGTGCAATCTCAAACTGTGGAACAAAGTTGAAAGCTCTTAGCCTAGTGAAGTGTATGGGGATTAGAGATGTAGCATCACAAATGGTAGTTTCTTCTCCTTGTAGCTCTCTGCGATCCTTGTCCATTAGAAATTGCCCAGGATTTGGCAGTGCTAGTTTGGCCTTGGTAGGCAAGTTGTGCCCTCAGCTTCAGCATGTAGATCTCAGTGGCCTCTGTGCAATTACAGATTCTGGGCTTCTCCCACTCTTGGAGAGCTCTGAGGCAGGACTTGTTAAGGTTAATCTTAGTGGCTGCATGAATTTGACTGATGAAGTGATTTCAGCCTTGGCTAGGATACATGGTGGATCTCTTGAATTGTTGAATCTGGATGGTTGCAGGAAGATTACAGATGCTAGCTTGAAAGCTATCACTCACAACTGTTTGTTTCTTAGTGATCTAGATGTGTCTAAATGTGCTGTCACTGATTCTGGAATTGCTACCCTGTCTAGCGCAGATCGGCTCAATCTTCAAGTCCTTTCCCTGTCAGGCTGTTCTGAAGTATCAAATAAAAGCTTTCCTTTCCTAAAGAAATTGGGCAGGACTCTGATGGGTTTAAATCTCCAAAACTGCAGTTCTATCAGCAGCAACACAGTTGAGCTGCTTGTGGAGAGCTTATGGAGATGTGATATCCTATCCTAA